In Halopseudomonas nanhaiensis, a single window of DNA contains:
- a CDS encoding PilZ domain-containing protein yields the protein MANQRQYPRTSMRCRIKISHPQIGDVYGFTRDLSDGGVFVENAELASLAPGTKVQGQVQDMPIEAPVLAMQIQRIIPGEGAGMAFLDEDPL from the coding sequence GTGGCCAACCAGCGACAGTATCCGCGCACCTCGATGCGCTGCCGTATCAAGATCAGCCATCCGCAGATCGGCGACGTTTACGGCTTCACGCGCGATCTTTCCGACGGCGGCGTCTTTGTAGAGAACGCCGAGCTGGCCTCCCTTGCCCCCGGCACCAAGGTGCAGGGTCAGGTTCAGGACATGCCCATCGAAGCACCGGTTCTGGCCATGCAGATCCAGCGGATCATCCCCGGAGAAGGCGCCGGGATGGCCTTTCTCGACGAGGACCCGCTCTGA
- a CDS encoding TrkH family potassium uptake protein gives MQYSQIQRILGILLMLFSTSMLPSAGVGWFYGEQAREAFLVGFAVTALAGFLIWLPVRRQRNELRTRDGYLITVLFWLVLGLFGALPLYLLELPDLSVADSVFESFSGLTTTGATVITGLDTLPRSLLFYRQQLQWFGGMGIIVLAVAILPLLGVGGMQLYRAEMPGPLKENKLTPRIAETAKVLWFIYAGLTLACALAYWAAGMTLFDAIAHSFSTVAIGGFSTHDASIGYFDSALIEFICIVFMFISGINFALHFLSWRFRSLKNYWLDVECRAYILILLSLFLICCAFLIHYQYFDVWTSVRYAAFQTVSIATTAGFGVTDFSAWPTVLPFLLLYASFIGACAGSTGGGMKVIRVILLYKQGTREIKRLLHTHGVFPVKLGGKPVPDRIVEAVWGFCAVYVFTFAVLFLILLGTGLDFVTAFSALAACINNLGPGLGDVSAHYGGLSATVKWILSFAMLLGRLEVFTLLVLLTPMFWRR, from the coding sequence ATGCAGTACTCGCAAATCCAGCGCATCCTCGGCATCCTGCTCATGCTGTTTTCCACCAGCATGCTGCCATCGGCGGGCGTGGGCTGGTTTTACGGTGAGCAGGCGCGGGAAGCGTTTCTCGTCGGCTTCGCGGTTACCGCACTGGCCGGCTTCCTCATCTGGCTGCCGGTACGCCGCCAGCGTAACGAGCTGCGCACCCGCGACGGGTATCTGATCACCGTACTGTTCTGGCTGGTTCTGGGGCTGTTCGGGGCGCTGCCGCTGTACCTGCTCGAGCTGCCCGACCTGAGCGTGGCCGATTCGGTATTCGAGTCCTTCTCCGGGCTGACCACCACCGGCGCGACGGTTATCACCGGCCTGGATACGCTGCCGCGCTCGTTACTGTTCTACCGTCAGCAGCTGCAATGGTTTGGCGGCATGGGGATCATCGTGCTGGCGGTAGCGATTCTGCCGCTCCTCGGGGTGGGGGGCATGCAACTGTACCGCGCGGAGATGCCCGGGCCGCTGAAGGAAAACAAGCTAACGCCGCGCATCGCCGAAACCGCCAAGGTGTTGTGGTTTATCTACGCCGGATTGACTCTTGCCTGCGCGCTCGCCTACTGGGCCGCCGGCATGACCCTGTTCGATGCAATCGCACACAGCTTTTCTACCGTTGCGATAGGCGGGTTCTCTACGCATGACGCCAGCATCGGTTACTTCGACAGCGCGCTGATCGAGTTCATCTGCATCGTGTTCATGTTCATTTCGGGCATCAACTTCGCGCTGCACTTCCTGTCGTGGCGTTTTCGCTCGCTGAAGAACTACTGGCTCGACGTGGAGTGCCGCGCGTACATACTGATCCTGCTCAGCCTGTTCCTCATCTGCTGCGCGTTCCTCATTCACTACCAATACTTCGACGTCTGGACGTCGGTTCGCTACGCCGCGTTCCAGACCGTATCCATCGCGACCACGGCAGGCTTCGGCGTGACCGACTTTTCGGCCTGGCCAACGGTACTGCCGTTCCTGCTGCTCTACGCGAGTTTCATCGGCGCCTGTGCCGGGTCTACCGGTGGCGGCATGAAGGTGATCCGGGTCATCCTGCTGTACAAACAGGGCACGCGTGAAATCAAGCGACTGCTGCACACCCACGGCGTATTTCCGGTCAAGCTCGGCGGCAAGCCGGTGCCGGACCGGATAGTCGAAGCGGTGTGGGGGTTCTGCGCCGTATACGTGTTCACCTTCGCCGTGCTGTTTCTGATTCTGCTCGGCACGGGCCTGGATTTCGTCACGGCGTTCTCGGCCCTGGCCGCCTGCATCAACAACCTGGGTCCGGGGCTGGGAGACGTATCGGCGCACTACGGTGGGCTGAGTGCCACCGTCAAATGGATTCTGAGCTTCGCCATGCTGTTGGGGCGTCTCGAAGTCTTCACCCTGCTGGTTCTGCTGACACCAATGTTCTGGCGCCGCTAG
- the trkA gene encoding Trk system potassium transporter TrkA, with translation MKIIILGAGQVGGSLAAELASEANDITVIDTDAVRLRELGDRLDIRTVIGRGSFPPVLRQAGADDADMLIAVTSSDETNMIACQVAYTLFRTPTKIARIRESAYLTRGGLFHNEAVPIDVLISPEQAVTTYVKRLIETPGALQVLDFAEGKVQLVAVRAFYGGPLVGQELRFLRQHMPGVDTRVAAIFRKNRPILPQGDTVIEADDEVFFIAATPDIRSVMSELRRLEKNHKRVVIAGGGNIGERLAEALETRYQVKIIEMNKARADYLSQNLDRTVVLHGSASDRELLVEENIEEVDIFCAVTNDDEANIMSSMLAKRLGARKVMALINNPAYVDLVQGGEIDIAISPSQATIGTLLAHVRRGDIVNVYSLRRGAAEAIEAVAHGDARSSKVVGKAIRDIDLPPGTTIGAIVRNEKVLIAHDSTVIESDDHVILFVIDKKHIRDVERLFQVGLTFF, from the coding sequence ATGAAGATCATCATTCTTGGCGCAGGCCAGGTAGGCGGCAGCCTGGCAGCAGAGCTCGCCAGCGAAGCCAACGACATTACCGTTATCGACACCGACGCCGTCCGACTGCGCGAACTGGGCGATCGGCTGGATATCCGCACGGTCATCGGCCGCGGGTCCTTCCCGCCGGTATTGCGCCAGGCTGGCGCCGACGACGCCGACATGCTCATTGCGGTTACCAGCAGCGATGAGACCAACATGATCGCCTGTCAGGTGGCGTACACGCTGTTTCGCACGCCAACCAAGATCGCCCGCATACGCGAATCGGCCTACCTCACCCGCGGCGGCCTGTTTCACAACGAAGCGGTACCCATCGACGTACTGATCAGCCCCGAACAGGCGGTGACCACCTACGTGAAACGCCTGATCGAGACGCCCGGCGCGCTGCAGGTTCTCGATTTCGCCGAGGGCAAGGTACAGCTGGTCGCGGTTCGCGCCTTCTACGGCGGGCCGCTGGTTGGTCAGGAGCTGCGCTTCCTGCGCCAGCACATGCCTGGCGTCGATACGCGAGTCGCCGCGATATTTCGCAAGAATCGCCCCATCCTGCCGCAGGGCGATACCGTCATCGAAGCGGATGACGAGGTGTTCTTCATCGCCGCCACGCCGGATATCCGCTCGGTGATGAGCGAGCTCAGACGGCTGGAGAAGAATCACAAGCGCGTGGTGATCGCCGGAGGCGGCAACATCGGCGAGCGCCTGGCCGAAGCGCTGGAAACGCGGTATCAGGTCAAGATCATCGAGATGAACAAGGCCCGCGCCGACTATCTCTCGCAGAACCTCGACCGCACCGTGGTGCTGCACGGCAGCGCCTCGGATCGCGAGCTGTTGGTCGAAGAGAACATCGAGGAAGTGGACATCTTCTGCGCCGTCACCAACGACGACGAAGCCAACATCATGTCATCGATGCTGGCCAAGCGACTGGGTGCCCGCAAGGTCATGGCGCTGATCAACAACCCGGCCTACGTCGATCTGGTGCAGGGTGGGGAGATCGACATTGCCATATCCCCGTCGCAGGCGACCATCGGCACGCTGCTGGCCCACGTTCGCCGTGGCGACATCGTCAACGTCTATTCGCTGCGTCGCGGTGCCGCGGAAGCGATCGAGGCCGTCGCTCACGGGGACGCCCGCTCTTCAAAAGTGGTCGGCAAGGCGATTCGCGATATCGATCTGCCTCCGGGCACCACCATCGGCGCCATCGTGCGCAACGAGAAGGTACTGATCGCCCATGACTCGACGGTGATCGAGTCGGACGACCACGTGATTCTCTTCGTGATCGACAAAAAACACATTCGGGACGTCGAACGGCTATTCCAGGTCGGGCTGACGTTCTTCTGA
- the rsmB gene encoding 16S rRNA (cytosine(967)-C(5))-methyltransferase RsmB, giving the protein MNPRLAAARALAAVSAGKASLGGSLPAQLRSVAPRDQALTQELAFGTARWWPRLDILANALLDKPLKPAEVELQALLLIGLYQLLYMRIPAHAAISETVSAANALKKPWARGMLNAVLRRAQREAVDLLPTLERDPVVVTAHPRWMQKRLKAQWPEYWQAICEANNLHPPMTLRVNLRHGSRETYLSRLTEAGIAAHPTAYSPTGVTLMAPCDVQQLPGFSDGHVSVQDEAAQLAAPLLESAAGHRVLDACCAPGGKTGHLLEATPGLAELVALDAEPLRLERVRENLQRLQLDATLIAADGRAIAQWWDGRPFDRILLDAPCSATGVIRRHPDIKLTRQPDDIERLAALQGELLDQLWQTLAVGGQLVYATCSILPEENTQVIQAFLQREPGARELPIIGAFGLVQPCGRQLLPQPDGHDGFYLARLIKISASTRQDGYTAASKETSSS; this is encoded by the coding sequence GTGAATCCGAGGCTTGCCGCAGCCAGAGCACTTGCTGCAGTCAGTGCCGGAAAGGCCTCCCTTGGCGGCAGTCTGCCCGCTCAGTTGCGCAGCGTCGCGCCGCGCGATCAGGCACTGACCCAGGAGCTGGCATTTGGCACCGCGCGCTGGTGGCCGCGGCTGGACATTCTCGCCAACGCACTGCTGGACAAGCCGCTCAAACCGGCCGAAGTCGAATTGCAGGCGTTGCTGCTCATCGGCCTATACCAGCTGCTGTACATGCGCATTCCTGCTCACGCGGCAATCAGTGAGACCGTGAGTGCCGCCAACGCCCTGAAAAAACCCTGGGCGCGGGGCATGCTCAACGCCGTACTGCGCCGCGCTCAGCGCGAGGCGGTGGATCTGCTACCTACGCTCGAGCGCGATCCCGTCGTGGTCACCGCCCACCCGCGCTGGATGCAGAAGCGCCTCAAGGCGCAATGGCCCGAATACTGGCAGGCCATCTGCGAGGCGAACAATCTGCATCCGCCGATGACCCTGCGCGTCAACCTCCGGCATGGCTCGCGTGAGACGTACCTGAGCCGACTGACCGAAGCAGGCATTGCAGCACATCCCACGGCTTACAGTCCCACGGGGGTGACGCTGATGGCCCCCTGTGATGTGCAGCAGTTGCCTGGGTTTTCCGACGGTCATGTCAGCGTACAGGACGAAGCCGCCCAACTGGCCGCCCCGCTGCTGGAAAGCGCGGCAGGCCATAGAGTGCTGGATGCATGCTGCGCACCTGGCGGCAAGACCGGGCATCTGCTGGAAGCCACGCCCGGCCTCGCCGAGCTGGTAGCTCTGGATGCCGAACCGCTGCGACTGGAGCGCGTTCGCGAGAATCTGCAGCGATTGCAGCTGGATGCGACACTGATTGCAGCCGATGGCCGCGCGATTGCGCAATGGTGGGACGGTCGACCGTTCGACCGCATTCTGCTCGACGCGCCCTGCTCGGCTACCGGTGTCATCCGTCGGCATCCGGACATCAAGCTGACCCGGCAGCCGGACGATATCGAGCGCCTCGCTGCCCTGCAGGGCGAGCTGCTCGATCAGCTCTGGCAGACCCTCGCGGTGGGCGGGCAACTGGTGTATGCCACCTGCTCGATCCTCCCCGAGGAAAACACGCAGGTGATTCAAGCCTTCCTGCAACGCGAGCCCGGGGCACGCGAGCTGCCGATCATCGGCGCCTTCGGACTGGTCCAGCCCTGCGGCCGGCAGCTGCTACCGCAGCCCGATGGCCACGATGGGTTCTACCTGGCCAGGCTCATCAAGATTTCCGCCAGCACCAGGCAAGACGGCTACACTGCTGCAAGCAAGGAGACGTCCTCTTCATGA
- the fmt gene encoding methionyl-tRNA formyltransferase, with product MNSQPEPINSLRLVFAGTPEFAAAHLSALLAAGLDIVAVYTQPDRPAGRGQKLATSAVKQLAVQHGLPVYQPQTLRDADAQAQLAALKPDLMVVVAYGLILPQAVLDIPRLGCINSHASLLPRWRGAAPIQRAIEAGDSESGVTVMQMEAGLDTGPMLLKAATPISCSDTGGALHDRLAELGPPAVIEAIRGLASGSLHGESQDDSQATYAHKLGKADARIDWARPATELDCMIRAFNPWPLAHARWQDQPLKVWQAIPEEGDGEPGQILDCSRSGLLVACGEQALRLTRLQLPGGRPLDFADLYNARREQFTVGSLLGNGL from the coding sequence ATGAACTCTCAGCCCGAGCCAATCAACTCGCTGCGTCTGGTCTTTGCCGGAACGCCGGAATTCGCCGCTGCGCATCTGTCGGCACTGCTCGCAGCAGGCCTCGATATCGTTGCGGTCTACACCCAGCCTGACAGGCCAGCCGGCCGTGGACAGAAGCTGGCCACGAGCGCAGTCAAGCAGCTGGCCGTGCAACACGGTCTACCTGTGTATCAACCGCAAACACTGCGCGATGCCGACGCGCAGGCGCAGCTCGCGGCGCTCAAGCCCGACCTCATGGTCGTGGTGGCGTACGGGCTGATATTGCCGCAGGCGGTGCTCGATATCCCCCGGCTGGGCTGCATCAACAGCCATGCGTCGCTGCTGCCCCGCTGGCGTGGCGCCGCACCGATTCAGCGCGCCATCGAAGCCGGGGACAGCGAGAGCGGCGTCACGGTCATGCAGATGGAGGCGGGGCTGGATACCGGCCCCATGCTGCTCAAGGCGGCCACGCCCATCAGCTGCAGCGATACCGGTGGTGCACTGCACGATCGCCTGGCCGAGCTGGGTCCGCCGGCGGTCATCGAGGCGATCCGGGGGCTGGCGTCCGGTTCGCTACACGGTGAGTCTCAGGACGACAGCCAGGCGACCTACGCGCACAAGCTGGGCAAAGCCGATGCGCGCATCGACTGGGCACGTCCCGCAACCGAACTCGACTGCATGATCCGGGCATTCAATCCGTGGCCCCTGGCCCACGCGCGCTGGCAGGATCAGCCGCTCAAGGTCTGGCAGGCCATACCCGAAGAGGGCGACGGCGAGCCCGGTCAGATACTCGACTGCAGCCGTTCAGGGTTGCTGGTGGCCTGCGGTGAACAGGCGTTGCGCCTGACCCGGTTGCAGCTGCCCGGGGGCAGACCACTTGATTTCGCCGATCTGTACAACGCGCGACGCGAGCAGTTCACGGTTGGCTCCCTGCTGGGCAACGGCCTGTGA
- the def gene encoding peptide deformylase yields MAILNILEFPDPRLRTIAKPVATVDDRIRQLVDDMFETMYAAPGIGLAATQVNVHERVVVIDVSEDNSEPLVFINPELEPLTDDLEEMQEGCLSVPGFYETVTRPERVRVKALDRDGQPFETVCEGLLAVCIQHECDHLNGKLFVDYLSNLKRDRIRKKLEKLHKQQASA; encoded by the coding sequence ATGGCTATTTTGAATATTCTTGAATTCCCCGATCCACGCCTGCGCACCATCGCCAAGCCGGTGGCTACGGTGGACGACCGCATCCGGCAACTGGTCGACGACATGTTCGAGACCATGTATGCCGCGCCAGGGATTGGTTTGGCTGCAACGCAGGTCAACGTACACGAACGCGTCGTGGTGATCGACGTGTCCGAAGACAACAGCGAGCCGCTGGTCTTCATCAACCCGGAACTGGAGCCGCTGACCGACGATCTGGAAGAGATGCAGGAAGGCTGTCTCTCGGTGCCCGGTTTCTACGAAACCGTGACCCGCCCCGAGCGCGTGCGTGTCAAGGCACTGGACCGTGACGGGCAGCCGTTCGAGACAGTTTGCGAAGGGCTGCTCGCCGTTTGCATCCAGCACGAATGCGATCACCTGAACGGCAAGCTGTTCGTCGACTATCTTTCCAACCTCAAGCGCGATCGGATTCGCAAGAAGCTGGAAAAACTGCACAAGCAGCAGGCCAGCGCCTGA
- a CDS encoding LysM peptidoglycan-binding domain-containing protein, whose amino-acid sequence MRKTLLGLLLLGVSVWAQAQESAFREGHPESYEVVKGDTLWDIAGRFLSLPWKWPEIWHANPQIDNPHLIYPGDVISLVYVDGQPRLTVNRGAGGTIKLSPTVRAKPVAEAIPTIPLEAINSFLNAGRILDSAEPLETAPYVIGGEAESVVAGAGNRVYARGEIEEGVPAFGIYRRGKAYSDPQTGELLGLHAQDIGNADVVATEDDITTLNVTRSRQEVRIGDRLLKTEERPISSTFFPTDPDQEIDGLIVDVPNGVTQIGQYDVVLLNKGKRDGLEEGSVLAIYKTGETVRDRVQNERVQLPDERAGLLMVFRAYEKMSYGIVLNARRQLAIMDKVRNP is encoded by the coding sequence ATGAGGAAAACATTACTCGGCCTCCTGCTGCTCGGTGTGAGCGTTTGGGCCCAGGCCCAGGAGTCCGCGTTCAGGGAAGGTCATCCTGAAAGCTACGAGGTGGTCAAGGGCGATACGCTGTGGGATATCGCCGGGCGCTTCCTCAGTCTGCCGTGGAAATGGCCTGAAATCTGGCACGCCAATCCGCAGATCGACAACCCCCATCTCATTTACCCCGGCGATGTCATCTCGCTGGTGTACGTCGATGGCCAGCCGCGCCTGACGGTCAACCGGGGTGCTGGTGGTACCATCAAGCTGTCGCCTACCGTACGCGCCAAGCCGGTAGCCGAGGCCATCCCGACCATCCCGCTGGAAGCGATCAATTCGTTCCTCAATGCCGGGCGCATCCTCGACAGCGCCGAGCCGCTTGAAACCGCACCGTACGTTATTGGCGGCGAAGCCGAGAGCGTCGTCGCCGGCGCGGGGAATCGCGTCTACGCCCGCGGCGAGATCGAGGAAGGTGTACCGGCGTTCGGCATTTACCGTCGCGGCAAGGCCTACAGCGATCCGCAGACCGGCGAATTGCTGGGCCTGCATGCGCAGGATATCGGCAACGCCGATGTCGTGGCGACCGAGGATGACATCACCACGCTCAACGTGACGCGCAGCCGCCAGGAAGTGCGTATCGGTGACCGGCTGCTGAAGACAGAAGAACGCCCGATCTCCTCGACCTTCTTCCCGACCGATCCAGACCAGGAAATCGACGGTCTCATCGTCGATGTGCCCAACGGCGTGACCCAGATCGGCCAGTACGATGTGGTCCTGCTGAACAAGGGCAAGCGTGACGGGCTGGAGGAAGGTTCCGTGCTGGCCATCTACAAGACCGGCGAGACCGTGCGGGACCGTGTGCAGAACGAACGGGTCCAGCTGCCCGACGAGCGCGCCGGCCTGCTCATGGTGTTCCGTGCCTACGAGAAGATGAGCTACGGGATCGTGCTCAACGCCCGCCGCCAACTGGCGATCATGGACAAGGTCCGCAACCCCTGA
- the dprA gene encoding DNA-processing protein DprA has product MSTLSGTRQAWLALSMLDGLGPKGVRQLLETLASPVDLLNLDLTRLRSLGLQGRVVASVLRYRQGDAELQARIDASIAWAEQPGNHLLWLEHPAYPPLLREITDPPLVLYVRGNPEVLSDPQLAMVGTRHPGPHGAATAHDFARCFTEQGLVVTSGMALGIDGACHQGALAAGGPTVAVWGTGLQRCYPHRHRQLAEAIVERGGALVSEMPPDAGPQPGQFPRRNRIISGLSLGTLVVEASLNSGSLITARLALEQNREVFAMPGSIHNTQARGCNKLLREGAHLVETVADVLSVLRVPLRQALDAQPTETAEPRHPLLRWLGYDPLSADRLSMQSGMPVQQVLQGLLELELDGLVQQTAHGYTRVRA; this is encoded by the coding sequence ATGTCTACCCTGTCCGGAACCCGGCAGGCCTGGTTGGCCCTTTCCATGCTCGACGGCCTTGGGCCGAAAGGCGTGAGACAACTGCTCGAAACGCTTGCCTCTCCCGTCGATCTGTTAAACCTCGATCTCACCCGTTTGCGCTCCCTCGGCCTGCAAGGCCGCGTGGTTGCCAGTGTGTTGCGCTACCGCCAGGGAGACGCCGAACTCCAGGCCCGCATCGATGCGTCGATCGCCTGGGCCGAGCAGCCCGGCAACCATCTTCTGTGGCTCGAGCATCCGGCCTATCCGCCGCTGCTGCGCGAGATCACCGACCCTCCGTTAGTGCTGTACGTCCGTGGTAACCCGGAGGTACTGAGCGACCCGCAGCTGGCCATGGTCGGCACGCGCCACCCCGGTCCGCATGGGGCGGCGACCGCCCATGATTTCGCTCGCTGCTTCACCGAGCAGGGGCTGGTGGTGACCAGCGGTATGGCGCTGGGTATCGACGGCGCCTGTCATCAGGGCGCGCTGGCCGCCGGTGGGCCGACCGTCGCGGTGTGGGGTACCGGACTGCAGCGCTGTTACCCGCATCGTCACCGGCAGCTGGCCGAAGCCATCGTCGAGCGGGGTGGTGCGCTGGTTTCCGAGATGCCGCCTGATGCCGGGCCACAGCCAGGCCAGTTTCCACGCCGCAACCGGATCATCAGTGGACTCTCTCTGGGTACGCTGGTTGTCGAGGCAAGCCTCAACAGTGGTTCGCTGATCACCGCGCGGCTGGCGCTGGAGCAGAACCGCGAGGTGTTCGCCATGCCCGGTTCGATTCACAACACGCAGGCCCGGGGCTGCAACAAACTGCTGCGCGAGGGTGCGCATCTGGTCGAAACCGTTGCCGATGTGCTGAGCGTGCTGCGCGTGCCGCTGCGCCAGGCGCTGGACGCGCAGCCGACCGAGACGGCGGAACCGAGGCATCCGCTCTTGCGTTGGCTGGGCTACGACCCGCTCAGCGCAGACCGGCTCAGCATGCAAAGCGGGATGCCGGTCCAGCAGGTGCTGCAAGGGTTGCTCGAACTCGAGCTTGATGGTCTCGTGCAGCAGACCGCCCACGGCTATACACGCGTTCGCGCTTGA
- a CDS encoding L-threonylcarbamoyladenylate synthase: MLATWRARQVDRILHAGGVIAYPTEAVWGLGCNPWKADAVERLLSIKQRPAEKGVILVAGDIDQFDFLLWDLPDAQLARLRLSWPGPHTWLVPHEGRLPAWITGEHDTVALRVSAHPLVQRLCKVAGPLVSTSANPAGRPPARSRLRVEQYFHDMLDDVVCGPLGGQRNPSIIRDVRTEKIIRPA, from the coding sequence ATGCTGGCAACATGGCGCGCACGACAGGTCGACCGAATCCTCCATGCGGGCGGTGTCATCGCCTACCCCACCGAAGCAGTGTGGGGCCTCGGCTGCAACCCGTGGAAAGCCGACGCGGTCGAGCGCCTGCTGAGCATCAAGCAGCGTCCGGCGGAAAAGGGCGTGATCCTCGTCGCCGGCGATATAGATCAGTTCGACTTCCTGCTCTGGGATCTGCCCGACGCCCAGCTCGCCCGGCTGCGGTTATCCTGGCCCGGCCCGCATACCTGGCTGGTGCCGCACGAGGGGCGCCTGCCGGCCTGGATCACCGGGGAGCATGACACCGTCGCGCTGCGGGTCAGTGCGCACCCGCTGGTGCAACGCCTGTGCAAGGTAGCCGGACCTCTGGTGTCCACGTCCGCCAACCCCGCCGGGCGCCCGCCCGCCCGCTCGCGATTGCGCGTGGAGCAGTATTTTCACGACATGCTTGATGACGTCGTTTGCGGACCGTTGGGGGGGCAGCGCAATCCCAGTATCATTAGGGACGTACGAACCGAAAAGATCATCCGTCCCGCCTGA
- the hemF gene encoding oxygen-dependent coproporphyrinogen oxidase, with protein sequence MTETIDVVAVKSYLMDLQDRICAALEAADGQSRFKQDNWSRAGGGGGRSRIIEEGGLLEKGGVGFSHVFGDGMPPSATAHRPELAGRHFQAMGVSLVMHPRNPHVPTSHANVRFFIAERDDADPVWWFGGGFDLTPYYAREEDCVHWHRVARDACAPFGEDVYPRFKAWCDEYFYLKHRQEARGIGGLFFDDLNQWGFERSFAFLRAIGDAYLNAYLPIIERRRNDPFTPEQKAFQEYRRGRYVEFNLVYDRGTLFGLQSGGRTESILMSLPPTVRWGYNWQAEPGSEEARLVDEFLPARDWLAGAQ encoded by the coding sequence ATGACCGAAACCATCGACGTTGTGGCGGTTAAGAGCTACCTGATGGACCTGCAGGATCGCATCTGCGCGGCGCTGGAGGCTGCCGACGGGCAGTCGCGCTTCAAGCAGGACAACTGGTCGCGTGCCGGTGGCGGTGGTGGTCGCTCGCGCATCATCGAAGAGGGTGGCCTGCTGGAAAAGGGTGGCGTCGGTTTCTCACACGTATTTGGTGATGGAATGCCGCCCTCCGCCACTGCCCATCGTCCCGAGCTGGCCGGTCGGCATTTCCAGGCGATGGGCGTGTCATTGGTAATGCATCCGCGCAACCCCCACGTGCCGACGTCCCACGCCAATGTGCGCTTTTTCATCGCCGAAAGAGATGATGCCGATCCGGTCTGGTGGTTCGGCGGGGGCTTCGATCTGACCCCGTATTACGCGCGCGAGGAAGACTGCGTGCACTGGCATCGCGTCGCGCGCGACGCCTGTGCACCCTTTGGCGAGGACGTCTATCCGCGCTTCAAGGCATGGTGCGACGAGTATTTCTATCTCAAGCATCGGCAGGAGGCCCGGGGAATCGGCGGCCTGTTCTTCGACGACCTCAATCAGTGGGGTTTCGAGCGCAGCTTCGCCTTCCTCCGGGCGATCGGCGATGCCTACCTGAACGCCTACCTGCCCATCATCGAGCGGCGTCGGAACGACCCCTTCACCCCAGAGCAGAAGGCGTTCCAGGAGTATCGTCGGGGGCGCTACGTCGAGTTCAATCTGGTCTATGACCGCGGCACCCTGTTCGGCCTGCAGTCAGGAGGACGCACCGAGTCGATTCTCATGTCACTGCCGCCGACGGTGCGCTGGGGGTACAACTGGCAAGCCGAGCCGGGCAGCGAAGAGGCGCGGCTGGTAGACGAATTTCTGCCTGCGCGCGACTGGCTGGCCGGAGCACAGTGA
- the aroE gene encoding shikimate dehydrogenase translates to MDRYAVIGNPIAHSKSPLIHRLFAEQTGQALSYEALLAPLDDFAGTLRGFLVAGRGVNVTVPFKEQAWALADAHTAAAERAGAVNTIAVQGDGTLLGDNTDGRGLARDLRFNSGVQLRGSRILLLGAGGASRGVIQPLLAARPDQLCIVNRTVEKAEQLAMMFNDLGPVSAAGLHWVEESVDLIINATSASLGGEVPAISPKLIRRGHTVCYDMMYASEPTPFNRWAAAHGAARCIDGLGMLVEQAAEAFELWRGVRPDTAPVLAALRQS, encoded by the coding sequence ATGGATCGTTACGCAGTCATCGGAAACCCGATCGCGCACAGCAAATCGCCGCTGATTCACCGGTTGTTCGCCGAGCAGACGGGACAGGCACTCAGTTACGAGGCTCTCCTGGCGCCACTTGACGACTTCGCCGGTACCCTTCGCGGCTTCCTTGTCGCTGGTCGCGGGGTCAACGTTACCGTCCCGTTCAAGGAGCAGGCCTGGGCCCTGGCGGATGCGCACACCGCGGCGGCAGAGCGCGCCGGAGCCGTGAACACGATCGCAGTGCAGGGTGACGGCACGCTGCTGGGTGACAACACCGACGGCCGCGGCCTGGCGCGGGATCTTCGCTTCAACTCGGGGGTGCAATTGCGCGGGTCGCGCATATTGCTGCTTGGCGCAGGTGGCGCCTCGCGAGGCGTGATTCAGCCGCTGCTGGCTGCGCGCCCTGACCAGCTGTGTATCGTCAACCGCACCGTAGAAAAGGCCGAGCAGCTGGCGATGATGTTTAACGATCTGGGTCCTGTCAGTGCAGCCGGCTTGCACTGGGTGGAAGAGTCAGTGGATCTGATCATCAACGCCACCTCGGCCAGCCTGGGTGGTGAAGTCCCGGCTATATCGCCCAAGCTGATTCGCCGCGGCCACACCGTCTGTTACGACATGATGTATGCCAGCGAGCCGACACCGTTCAACCGCTGGGCCGCTGCTCATGGTGCGGCACGATGCATCGATGGCCTCGGGATGCTCGTGGAGCAGGCCGCCGAAGCCTTCGAGCTGTGGCGTGGCGTCAGGCCTGATACCGCGCCGGTACTGGCTGCGCTTCGTCAGAGCTGA